Proteins found in one Oryza glaberrima chromosome 4, OglaRS2, whole genome shotgun sequence genomic segment:
- the LOC127770327 gene encoding thioredoxin-like 3-3 encodes MEEGEAKKTGLEGTGLSLPGSSHGNLRSAGSDQQLKQMLDSLKSSKSPAVINYGASWCRVCSQILPPFCRFSNEFKNLTFIYADIDECPETTQNIRYTPTFHFYRDGEKVDEMLGTGEERLHDRLWLHS; translated from the exons ATGGAAGAGGGGGAGGCCAAGAAGACAGGCCTGGAGGGCACTGGGCTGTCGCTCCCGGGCAGCTCACACGGCAATCTACGGAGCGCCGGCAGCGACCAGCAGCTGAAGCAGATGCTGGACTCCCTCAAATCGTCCAAATCACCC GCTGTTATCAACTATGGTGCCTCATG GTGCCGTGTTTGCAGTCAGATTCTTCCACCCTTCTGCAGGTTCAGCAATGAATTCAAGAATCTTACCTTCATTTATGCTGATATTGACGAATGCCCAGAAACAACACAAAACATCCGATACACCCCAACCTTCCATTTCTACCGGGATGGAGAGAAGGTCGATGAGATGCTTGGTACAGGAGAAGAGAGGCTGCATGACCGGTTATGGTTGCATTCTTGA
- the LOC127769434 gene encoding cytochrome P450 86A8-like, with translation MEAGTWAVVVAAVAAYMAWFWRMSRGLSGPRVWPVVGSLPGLVRHAEDMHEWIAANLRRTRGTYQTCIFAVPGLARRGGLVTVTCDPRNLEHVLKSRFDNYPKGPFWHGVFGDLLGDGIFNSDGETWVAQRKTAALEFTTRTLRTAMSRWVSRSIHSRLLPILSDAAAAGGGGGGATVDLQDLLLRLTFDNICGLAFGKDPETLARGLPENDFASAFDRATEATLNRFIFPECVWRFKKWMGLGMETTLARSVQHVDRYLSAVIKARKLELAAGNGKGDASSATPHDDLLSRFMRKGTYSDESLQHVALNFILAGRDTSSVALSWFFWLVSTHPAVERKIVRELCTVLAASRGADDPALWLAAPLNFEELDQLVYLKAALSETLRLYPSVPEDSKHVVADDVLPDGTFVPAGSSVTYSIYSAGRMKTVWGDDCLEFRPERWLSADGTKFEPHDSFRFVAFNAGPRICLGKDLAYLQMRNIAGSVLLRHRLAVAPGHRVEQKMSLTLFMKHGLRMEVRPRDLAPIVDELRGAGEYAAAARATAACA, from the coding sequence atggaggCGGGGACGTGGGCGGTGGTCGTGGCGGCCGTGGCCGCGTACATGGCGTGGTTCTGGCGGATGTCGCGCGGGCTGAGCGGGCCGAGGGTGTGGCCGGTGGTGGGGAGCCTGCCGGGGCTGGTGCGGCACGCGGAGGACATGCACGAGTGGATCGCCGCCAACCTCCGCCGCACGCGGGGCACCTACCAGACGTGCATCTTCGCCGTGCCCGGgctggcgcgccgcggcgggctGGTCACGGTGACGTGCGACCCGAGGAACCTGGAGCACGTCCTCAAGTCCCGGTTCGACAACTACCCCAAGGGCCCCTTCTGGCACGGCGTGTTCGGGGACCTCCTCGGCGATGGCATCTTCAACTCCGACGGGGAGACGTGGGTGGCGCagcggaagacggcggcgctggAGTTCACCACGCGCACGCTGCGCACCGCCATGTCGCGGTGGGTGTCGCGGTCCATCCACAGCCGCCTGCTGCCCATCCtgtccgacgccgccgcggccggtggcggtggcggcggcgccaccgtcgACCTCCaggacctcctcctccgcctcaccTTCGACAACATCTGCGGCCTCGCGTTCGGCAAGGACCCCGAGACGCTCGCCCGCGGCCTGCCGGAGAACGACTTCGCCTCGGCGTTCGACCGCGCCACCGAGGCCACGCTCAACCGCTTCATCTTCCCGGAGTGCGTGTGGCGGTTCAAGAAGTGGATGGGGCTCGGCATGGAGACCACGCTTGCGCGCAGCGTCCAGCACGTCGACCGCTACCTCTCGGCGGTCATCAAGGCGcgcaagctcgagctcgccgccggcaacggcAAGGGCGACGCGTCGTCGGCCACGCCGCACGACGACCTCCTGTCGCGCTTCATGCGGAAGGGGACCTACTCCGACGAGTCGCTGCAGCACGTGGCGCTCAACTtcatcctcgccggccgcgACACCTCCTCGGTGGCGCTCTCCTGGTTCTTCTGGCTGGTCTCCACCCACCCCGCCGTCGAGCGCAAGATCGTCCGCGAGCTCTGCACCGTCCTGGCCGCGTcgcgcggcgccgacgacccGGCATTGtggctcgccgcgccgctcaACTTCGAGGAGCTCGACCAGCTCGTCTACCTCAAAGCGGCGCTCTCGGAGACCCTCCGCCTGTACCCCTCCGTGCCGGAGGACTCCAAgcacgtcgtcgccgacgacgtcctCCCCGACGGCACGTTCGTGCCGGCGGGGTCGTCGGTCACGTACTCCATCTACTCCGCGGGGCGCATGAAGACGGTGTGGGGCGACGACTGCCTGGAGTTCCGGCCGGAGCGGTGGCTGTCGGCCGACGGCACGAAGTTCGAGCCGCACGACTCGTTCAGGTTCGTGGCGTTCAACGCCGGGCCACGCATTTGCCTCGGGAAGGACCTCGCGTACCTGCAGATGAGGAACATCGCCGGCAGCgtgctcctccgccaccgcctggcCGTGGCGCCGGGCCACCGCGTCGAGCAGAAGATGTCGCTCACGCTGTTCATGAAGCACGGGCTCCGGATGGAGGTGCGCCCGCGCGACCTCGCCCCGATCGTCGACGAGCTCCGCGGCGCCGGGGagtacgccgccgcggcgcgcgccaccGCGGCCTGCGCTTAG
- the LOC127770328 gene encoding lysine-specific histone demethylase 1 homolog 3-like, with amino-acid sequence MATILLLLLGLLVGLPLHRAHGVTGSAAPTPPPLPVLPVPSYAQLQWQLSEMALFLHFGPNTFTDSEWGSGRADPAVFAPSALDAGQWARAAAAGGFGRVVLTAKHHDGFCLWPSALTNYSVAASPWKGGAGDVVGELAAAARAEGIGLGLYLSPWDRHEPVYGDTVAYNEHYLGQMTELLTRYGDVEEVWLDGAKGEGKDMDYMFDAWFALIHQLQQRVVIFSDAGPDTRWVGDEAGVAGYTCWSPFNKSTVTIGHIIPEYSRCGDPFGQDWVPAECDVSIRPGWFWHASEKPKNATTLLDIYYKSVGRNCLLILNVPPNSSGLISTEDMQVLQEFTEIRQTIFSQNFAANATVTASTVRGGLGNQQFAPSNVLQESIYSYWAPEEGQSSWEMLFDLGQSASFNVIQLQEPIQMGQRVIKFRVEILVDELWQTIVEGTTIGYKRLFQFPVVEGQFLKLSIDSARADPLISFFGVFMDSFSVTYSLENHEKPSVVNSSEVIMLRTDHSFGNKSIATMWRETFNSWLAKESFATLIPPHCDHLLNAAYSFLVSHGHINFGVAPAIKERIPKEPTRHNTVIVVGAGLAGLAAARQLVAFGFKVVVLEGRKRCGGRVYTKKMEGGGRSAAGDLGGSVLTGTFGNPLGIVAKQLGLPMHKIRDKCPLYRPDGSPVDPEVDKKVEGTFNKLLDKSSLLRASMGDVAMDVSLGAALETLRQTDGDLSTDQEMNLFNWHLANLEYANAGLLSKLSLAFWDQDDPYDMGGDHCFLPGGNGRLVQALAENVPIVYERTVHTIRYGGDGVQVVVNGGQVYEGDMALCTVPLGVLKNGGVKFVPELPQRKLDSIKRLGFGLLNKVAMLFPHVFWSTDLDTFGHLTEDPSHRGEFFLFYSYATVAGGPLLMALVAGEAAHNFETTPPTDAVSSVLKILRGIYEPQGIEVPDPLQSVCTRWGTDSFSLGSYSHVAVGASGDDYDILAESVGDGRLFFAGEATTRRYPATMHGAFISGLREAANITLHANARAAKSKVEKGPSTNTQACAALLMDLFRQPDLEFGSFSVIFGGQASDPKSPAILKVELGGPRKKGATEGGKADQHHSNKLLFQQLQSHFNQQQQLYVYALLSRQQAMELREVRGGDEMRLHYLCEKLGVKLVGRKGLGPGADAVIASIKAERNSSRTKTRPSKLKIGIPKSKS; translated from the exons ATGGCGaccattcttcttcttcttcttgggttGCTTGtcggcctccccctccaccgcgcCCATGGCGTCACCGGCTCCGcggccccgacgccgccgcctctgccggtCCTCCCCGTCCCCTCCTACGCGCAGCTCCAGTGGCAGCTCTCCGAGATGGCCCTCTTCCTCCACTTCGGCCCCAACACCTTCACGGATTCCGAGTGGGGCTCCGGCCGCGCCGACCCGGCCGTGTTCGCGCCCTCCGCGCTCGACGCGGGCCagtgggcgcgcgcggcggcggcgggagggttCGGGCGCGTCGTGCTCACGGCCAAGCACCACGACGGCTTCTGCCTCTGGCCCTCGGCCCTGACGAACTACTCGGTGGCCGCCTCGCCGTGgaagggcggcgccggcgacgtcgtcggcgagctcgccgccgccgcgcgcgccgaaGGTATCGGGCTGGGGCTGTACCTCTCGCCGTGGGACCGGCACGAGCCGGTGTACGGCGACACCGTCGCGTACAACGAGCACTACTTGGGCCAGATGACGGAATTGCTCACCAG GTATGGAGATGTGGAGGAAGTTTGGCTTGATGGTGCAAAGGGAGAGGGCAAGGACATGGATTACATGTTTGATGCCTGGTTTGCACTTATCCATCAGCTCCAGCAAAGGGTTGTCATCTTCTCAGATGCTGGACCAGATACAAGATGGGTAGGAGATGAGGCAGGGGTCGCAGGTTATACTTGCTGGTCTCCTTTCAATAAGAGCACGGTGACGATTGGGCACATCATTCCTGA ATATTCACGCTGTGGTGATCCTTTTGGGCAAGACTGGGTTCCTGCAGAATGTGATGTTTCTATCAGGCCTGGTTGGTTTTGGCATGCCTCAGAGAAACCAAAAAATGCTACAACTCTGCTTGACATATACTACAAATCAGTTGGTAGAAACTGCCTACTCATATTGAATGTCCCCCCAAATTCATCTGGCTTAATTTCTACTGAAGATATGCAAGTCCTTCAGGAATTTACTGAGATTCGGCAGACAATTTTCTCTCAGAATTTTGCTGCAAATGCCACTGTCACAGCAAGCACCGTGCGCGGTGGCCTTGGCAATCAGCAGTTTGCACCCTCCAATGTTCTTCAGGAAAGCATATACTCTTACTGGGCTCCAGAGGAAGGGCAGAGCTCCTGGGAAATGCTCTTTGATCTCGGACAATCTGCTTCATTCAATGTGATCCAGCTTCAGGAGCCTATCCAGATGGGACAACGTGTAATCAAGTTCCGTGTGGAAATCTTGGTGGATGAATTGTGGCAAACAATTGTTGAAGGCACAACAATTGGTTACAAGAGGCTGTTTCAATTTCCAGTTGTCGAAGGTCAATTTCTGAAGCTATCTATTGACAGTGCAAGAGCAGATCCACTTATCTCATTCTTCGGTGTTTTCATGGATTCATTTTCAGTCACATATAGCTTAGAGAATCATGAGAAACCATCGGTTGTTAATAGTAGTGAAGTAATAATGTTGAGGACAGACCATTCTTTTGGCAACAAGAGTATTGCCACAAT GTGGCGCGAGACCTTCAACTCGTGGCTCGCCAAGGAGTCCTTCGCGACGCTCATCCCGCCACACTGCGACCACCTCCTCAACGCCGCCTACTCCTTCCTCGTCTCCCATGGCCACATCAACTTCGGCGTGGCGCCCGCCATCAAGGAGCGCATCCCCAAGGAGCCCACGAGGCACAACACCGTCATCGTTGTCGGCGCCGGCCTTGCTGGGCTCGCCGCGGCACGGCAGCTGGTGGCGTTCGGATTTAAAGTGGTGGTGTTGGAGGGCCGCAAGCGGTGCGGTGGCCGTGTGTACACCAAGAAGATGGAAGGAGGTGGACGCTCAGCTGCTGGTGACCTTGGCGGCAGTGTGCTTACCGGCACATTCGGGAACCCGCTGGGCATTGTGGCGAAACAGCTCGGCTTGCCGATGCACAAGATCAGGGACAAGTGCCCACTTTACAGGCCTGATGGGTCACCAGTTGATCCAGAGGTAGACAAGAAAGTGGAGGGTACATTTAACAAGCTTCTTGATAAGTCTAGTCTTCTACGGGCATCAATGGGGGATGTGGCGATGGATGTCTCGCTTGGCGCTGCACTTGAGACGTTACGGCAGACGGATGGCGATCTCTCTACTGACCAGGAGATGAACTTGTTCAATTGGCACTTAGCAAATCTGGAGTATGCTAATGCAGGGTTGCTGTCAAAGCTGAGCCTTGCATTCTGGGACCAGGACGATCCGTATGACATGGGCGGGGATCACTGTTTCTTGCCTGGTGGCAATGGTAGGCTTGTGCAGGCCCTGGCAGAGAATGTGCCGATTGTTTACGAGAGGACAGTGCACACTATACGTTATGGAGGGGACGGGGTTCAGGTGGTTGTCAATGGTGGGCAGGTGTATGAAGGCGACATGGCGCTGTGCACTGTTCCACTTGGGGTTCTGAAAAATGGTGGCGTCAAGTTTGTACCTGAGCTGCCACAGAGAAAACTTGATAGTATTAAAAGACTAGGCTTTGGGTTGTTGAACAAGGTTGCAATGTTGTTTCCTCATGTTTTCTGGAGCACTGACCTTGATACCTTTGGACACCTGACTGAAGACCCAAGTCATCGTGGAGAGTTCTTTCTGTTCTATAGTTATGCAACAGTGGCCGGTGGTCCATTGCTGATGGCACTGGTTGCTGGTGAAGCTGCCCACAACTTTGAAACCACACCCCCTACTGATGCTGTCAGTTCTGTTCTCAAGATACTGAGAG GTATCTATGAACCTCAAGGTATTGAGGTCCCAGATCCTCTGCAGAGTGTTTGTACTAGATGGGGCACAGACTCCTTCAGTCTAGGTTCGTATTCTCATGTTGCTGTTGGAGCATCTGGAGATGACTATGACATACTAGCTGAAAGTGTTGGAGATGGGCGGTTGTTTTTCGCTGGAGAGGCCACCACGAGACGTTATCCAGCAACAATGCATGGTGCTTTCATCAGTGGTCTGCGGGAGGCTGCAAATATCACTCTCCATGCCAATGCCCGAGCAGCAAAGAGCAAAGTTGAAAAAGGTCCATCAACAAATACACAGGCCTGTGCTGCTCTACTCATGGACTTGTTTAGGCAACCAGATTTGGAATTTGGCAGCTTCTCTGTCATTTTTGGTGGACAAGCTTCTGATCCAAAGTCCCCAGCCATTCTGAAGGTGGAACTAGGTGGCCCTAGAAAGAAAGGTGCAACTGAAGGGGGAAAGGCGGACCAGCACCACTCAAATAAATTGTTGTTTCAGCAACTCCAATCACATTTCAACCAGCAACAACAACTTTATGTCTACGCATTACTATCACGACAGCAGGCTATGGAGCTAAGAGAGGTTAGAGGAGGTGATGAAATGAGGCTGCATTACCTCTGTGAAAAGCTTGGTGTGAAATTAGTTGGCAGGAAAGGTCTTGGTCCGGGGGCTGATGCTGTGATTGCATCCATTAAGGCAGAGCGGAACAGCAGTAGAACTAAAACTAGGccctcaaaattaaaaattggaATCCCTAAATCTAAATCTTGA